Within Takifugu flavidus isolate HTHZ2018 chromosome 12, ASM371156v2, whole genome shotgun sequence, the genomic segment GCACCCAGTGCCTGGCAGCGAGTGCATGTGATCAGCTTGTGACGCCGCTGTGCACTCAGATGGGAGTCAGCTCAGCTGTGAAACTGCTCTACACaagctgaggagcagaaacatctAAAACAGGCTTCGGGGGCCACAACACTGTAACAGTCTGTTGTTGTGGACGCAGATGACGGTCACGCTGTGTTTGCTGTAGATTCCCGGCTGTGAAGCATTCCTGAAAGTACACAATAAAGTATTTTTAAAGTTCTTCATgctgttttattgttattatttccaTTATTGGGAAGGTTTAAGTTACTGTAGTGAAGCTACTTAAGCCCAGCTGTTGGGATCTTATAGTTTCTAATCAAATGGATCTTTAGTCTTCTCATTTCCGTAAATGAAAGGATACTATCAAAGTTGTAATCAGTATTTTACACTAATGCAGCGTTCTGTCGTTGGTAATGCAGCATGGAAATTCATTCCCACGTCGTCCCACGTACCCCATGTTGAAACAGGGGTAAATTTATCTCCAACAACTATTGTGGCTACCTTTGAAAGGTGCAtgtttaaagtaaaataaaagttaagTTTAGAGAAAAGTCACCTGGAGAAAAGGCTTTAATGCTTCATCGAACCATataaacattcattttattttaaaaataaataatctttTGTTAATTGTTCCAAAGCCTgcttttttcttcattgtcGATTCAAAATTCATTAAAAGAAATATTACAAGAAACATAATTAAAACTGATTTAATTTAAAGAATAAACTTTCTTTTGGAAACTCTAAAATCTCCAAAAATCAGGTTATGTTAGAAGTGGAAACTATGTACgaaacaaatgaaatcaaataataataaataattgataATTTGCATTGAGAGACTATGAGTAAGAGTGTGGTTTGTGGTTATGTGGTTTGTTTTCACCAATCTGATCATTAATGTTGCTGCTCAATGGAACAAACACACCCAACAAAGATGATTTTTGGTAACATGTGTCAACTATCCCATCAGCAGCAcaactgatcacacacacacatacactgttgtttttgtttaaggTCAGTTGGCTTTATGACAGACTGAAAAAGGCTTGGGAATTATTAGTTCAAGCATGTGATGCTGCGATCCTGTGTGCTTTGTGGATGGATAGACTTGCAACAATGTGAGTGTGAGATCACTACAAGATCACATGTTCTCTTAGAGGGCGGCCCCAATAGGGCTGAGtgagaagggagagaagaggagaccCAGTCTGGTGGGAGAGAGGTGGAGGTTTATGTGGTAGCAGGGAGGGCTGAAACACACTCTTTCCTTCAGCTTCTAACCAGGAGTTTTTCCACTGGAAGTAGTGTTCACCATGAGGATCACCTGTGCATCgatgctcctgctgcagcttatCACGGCATCTTTATCCCAGTTTCCTCGTCCATGTGCCAACTCAGAGGGACTGAGGACCAAAGAGTGTTGTCCTGTGTGGGATGGTGACAGCTCAGCCTGTGGTGCCTTGTCAGGTCGTGGGTTTTGCACTGATGTTGAGGTTTCAGATGAGCCCCACGGGCCCCAGTATCCACACACTGGGATAGATGACAGGGAACGCTGGCCCCTAGCTTTCTTTAACCGGACGTGCCATTGTACTGGAAACTATGGAGGCTTTGACTGTGGTGAATGTAAGTTTGGTTACTGGGGTTCAAACTGTGCTGAATACAGGGAGTTGGTGAGGAGGAACATCCTCACTCTGTCAACAGCCGAGCAGCAGAAATTCATCTCTTACCTCAACCTGGCCAAGAGCACCATAAGTGCTGCCTATGTGATCTCTACAGCCACAAGAGCAGAGATGGGTGAGAACGGGGAGAGGCCCATGTTCTCAGACATCAACACCTACGACCTGTTTGTTTGGATGCATTACTACGTGTCTCGGGATGCATTCCTGGGAGGTCCAGGGAACGTATGGACAGACATTGACTTTGCTCACGAATCTGCAGCCTTTCTGCCATGGCATCGCGTTTACCTCCTCCACTGGGAGAATGAGATCAGGAAGCTGACCAGAGATTCCAACTTCACCATCCCATATTGGGActggagggatgcccagacctGTGATGTGTGCACGGATGCTTTGATGGGAGGACGCAGCCCCTTTAATCCAAACCTTATCAGCCCTGCCTCTGTCTTCTCTGCGTGGAGGGTAATGATACtgtgatgtgtgtttgagtgaggTAGCAAATTCTAATTGTGTGTCACTGAAAATCATTCCCCAAACAATTATTCCTCAAACACCTCTCTTATTCCCTTATTATTGTGAAATATTTCTACTTTTAATTTTGGTTCAATCCCAGAGACATAGAGATTTATCTTCAGATCTCTCGGAAACAAACTCACCTTGTCTTATTTATGGGTACCAGCATCTCGTTTCCttatttctgtctgcaggtgatCTGCACCCAGCCGGAAGACTACAACAATAGAGAGGTCCTGTGTAACACCACTGGGGAGGGTCCACTTTTGCGTAACCCTGGCAATCATGACCCAAACCGCGTGCATCGACTCCCTACAACAGCAGATGTCGAATCTGTCATAAACCTCCCTGAATATGAAACTGATTCTATGGATCGTTTTGCAAACAGGAGCTTTAGAAATGCAGTAGAAGGTACACATGTGCACATGGCGTTAATACCTATTCTTCTACTTTAGAATTGCAAATTCTCAGTCTAATCTGTACAGGAATGCATTTTAGTGGATTTTCCACAGAAATGGGCCCTTATTAGTGTAACTGTCTGCGCATTTGTTTAGAAGTGGCTGGTATTATTGCCCCAAAAGTTCCAGCATGCTCTTTCCTCTTGCAGGTTTTGCAGATCCAGAGACCGGCATGTCCGTGCTGGGCCAGAGCACCATGCACAATGCTCTGCATGTCTTCATGAACGGCTCCATGTCATCAGTGCAGGGCTCAGCCAATGACCCGATATTCCTTCTTCACCATGCTTTCATTGACAGGTTCCtgctgaaaagaagaaaaattaaaGTTGATTATGAAAAACAACTCTGTTGTATCTTTGTTGTGGGCCTGATTCCTTTTCTTCGTCACATATGCAGCATCTATGAGCGCTGGCTCAGGACTCACCAGCCTCCCAGGAGCAGCTACCCACGTGCCAATGCCCCCATCGGCCACAACGACAGATACTACATGGTGCCATTCATGCCTCTCTACAGAAATGGCGACTACTTCCTGTCCGACAAGGCTCTTGGTTATGAATATGCCTACTTGTTGGATCCTGGTCAGTACACCGATGCTCATGTTCCCACCATGATTCAGCAATTCTTCATCAACTCTTTCTCTTATTTGCCTGCAGGCCAAAGGTTTGTTCAGGAGTTCCTGACCCCCTATCTTCAGCAGGCACAGGACATTTGGCCATGGCTCCTCGGGGCTGGGATCCTTGGCGGCCTGGTTGCCACAGTTATTGGCGTTCTTACTGTTTTGTTGAGAAGAAAGTTGAAGCAAaaccagagaaagaggagagcgtCGAGCTATGGGGAGAGACAGCCACTGTTGCAGAGCAGTTCTGAGGAAGGCTCCTCTTCATATCAGACTACTCTGTAACtgtcacacacctgcacacccACCTTACCAAAATGAAAGTTCCGATACAATACCTCTTTGTCAAGGATCCTTGATTTCCAGCATAGTTGTAAGTTATTTTCAGTTATAATAGAGATTCTAAGCAACTAATGCATTACCGAACGGTTTGGCAGGCCAGGATCCAGACGCAGAGTGCaagcaaaaggttctttattggtACAATATCCAAGAAGATCAAACAAAGTAACAACTAAACTCGGGAAAAGTATCAACTGAAAGAgcgaacgaaaaatcaccattcaaaatgggaaaaaaccgacgggaaaaaaacaactggtgACAAGGCACAGGAAAAAGCTCACAAAACTAGAGAACAATGAGGCGAAGAACGGGGGATCTGGGGGAGCTGGAGCTAAATGCgcgaacaaaagcaacaatccggcaccggagggaaagaggggagagcttaaGTAAACGCTGATTAGGacgtaaccagctgcaggtgcgctggaggctcagcgctcttcggagATCGGCCTGCCCCCGGATGCCatccagaaaccgaaccacgaCATAAAGTCTAGAATACAACCAGAAATATTCTGTGTTCACTACAAGTTTGAAAGATCAGCAGGCTGCTACAATGTTCTAAAGCTTACTGTTCCTACACTACACAGGGAGAATGGGGGATATAATCTCTATGTATCTATAAAAGTTACACATTGCATTTTTGCCTGTAAAGTAAAAATGATCCTGATGAAAACATTCAAAAGTAGCATTGAACAGTTGTAACCACATACTTGAGTTTGCTACTGACTTGTGCAAGGACAAAGGTCACCATCCATTTTATTGAGAGATTCTCAGCTGTTATTAGTTTCTACAGGTTAAAGTGGCCCCACTCAACATGGATATAAATTTCAGGTAAGAAATTAGTGAAATCAGCTGTTTCTGGTTGTGAGCATTGTGCCTTTGCCTAAAGGAATGTTTAACTTGGTGAATTGAGCAGCCAGAATGGAACCGTGCAACCACATCACTAACCACTGATGGAGCCCTGATCCCACCAGATCCCAGAACACTGAAGCACAGGCAGAGACTTGAAGCCTGAACCAACAAAAGAAAGCTGCTCCACTTGGAGCCACATCTGGAAGAAGAAAGAATGTTTTAAGTTTTATGTTTCTACCACATCTGCTCGTTGGCAGGATGCTGATCtgcacacataaaaacactttGGCAGA encodes:
- the tyr gene encoding tyrosinase; amino-acid sequence: MRITCASMLLLQLITASLSQFPRPCANSEGLRTKECCPVWDGDSSACGALSGRGFCTDVEVSDEPHGPQYPHTGIDDRERWPLAFFNRTCHCTGNYGGFDCGECKFGYWGSNCAEYRELVRRNILTLSTAEQQKFISYLNLAKSTISAAYVISTATRAEMGENGERPMFSDINTYDLFVWMHYYVSRDAFLGGPGNVWTDIDFAHESAAFLPWHRVYLLHWENEIRKLTRDSNFTIPYWDWRDAQTCDVCTDALMGGRSPFNPNLISPASVFSAWRVICTQPEDYNNREVLCNTTGEGPLLRNPGNHDPNRVHRLPTTADVESVINLPEYETDSMDRFANRSFRNAVEGFADPETGMSVLGQSTMHNALHVFMNGSMSSVQGSANDPIFLLHHAFIDSIYERWLRTHQPPRSSYPRANAPIGHNDRYYMVPFMPLYRNGDYFLSDKALGYEYAYLLDPGQRFVQEFLTPYLQQAQDIWPWLLGAGILGGLVATVIGVLTVLLRRKLKQNQRKRRASSYGERQPLLQSSSEEGSSSYQTTL